The Kitasatospora setae KM-6054 genome contains a region encoding:
- a CDS encoding IS5 family transposase: MTDRRRYPSDLSDARWALVEPTLTAWRRARTERALAFGRPPEHELRDLLDAILYVDRTGIPWRYLPHDYPPWETVYAYFARWQKEGVFEQLNGLLRRLVRTAEGRGPEPTACIVDSQSVKTSTNVPTSSQGVDVGKKIVGRKRSIVTDTIGLLLMILVTAASVQDGAAGKQLLTAVATEHPAIRKAWTDMGYKNAVVEHGATLGIDVEIVRRDPATRGFVVQPRRWVVERTFGWLMNHRRLARDYEALPARSEAMVHVAMISLMTRRLTGESTPTWRGT; the protein is encoded by the coding sequence ATGACGGATCGTCGACGGTATCCGAGCGACCTGTCCGACGCCCGCTGGGCCCTGGTCGAACCCACCCTCACCGCCTGGCGTCGGGCCCGCACCGAGCGGGCCCTCGCGTTCGGCCGCCCTCCCGAACACGAACTGCGCGACCTCCTGGACGCGATCCTCTACGTGGATCGCACCGGCATCCCCTGGCGCTACCTCCCGCACGACTACCCGCCGTGGGAGACCGTCTACGCCTACTTCGCCCGATGGCAGAAGGAAGGCGTGTTCGAGCAGCTCAACGGACTGCTGAGGCGTCTGGTCCGCACGGCTGAGGGCCGCGGTCCGGAGCCGACGGCGTGCATCGTCGACTCGCAGAGCGTGAAGACCTCCACGAACGTCCCCACCTCCTCGCAGGGCGTCGACGTCGGCAAGAAGATCGTGGGCAGGAAGCGCAGCATCGTCACCGACACGATCGGCCTGCTGCTGATGATCCTGGTCACCGCCGCGAGTGTGCAGGACGGCGCCGCCGGCAAGCAGTTGCTGACCGCGGTCGCCACCGAGCACCCCGCCATCCGCAAGGCCTGGACCGACATGGGCTACAAGAACGCCGTCGTCGAACACGGCGCCACCTTGGGCATCGACGTCGAGATCGTCCGCCGCGACCCTGCGACCAGAGGATTCGTCGTCCAGCCCCGCCGCTGGGTCGTCGAACGGACCTTCGGCTGGCTCATGAACCACCGCCGTCTCGCCCGCGACTACGAAGCCCTCCCGGCCCGTTCCGAAGCCATGGTCCACGTCGCGATGATCAGCCTCATGACCCGCCGTCTCACCGGCGAATCCACCCCCACCTGGCGCGGAACATGA